Proteins encoded by one window of Brevibacterium atlanticum:
- a CDS encoding MDR family MFS transporter, translating into MRVIWLLLVAAFVAILNETTMAIAIPDLNQTLGIPPELGQWLTSAFMLTMAVVIPTTGFLIQRFTTRQIFLAAMILFSSGTLICLVSPGFLLLLVGRVVQAAGTGIMMPLLMTTMMNVVPAHSRGRMMGRVGLVISLAPAIGPTMSGIVLDSLGWRWLFGIILPIALVALGLGAKWMTNLGESTHAPIDVVSIVLSVFAFGGIVYGLSQFGGGHGGEAGGGSSSGLAWATIAGGVVVLGLFVWRQLTLQRGDRALLDLRVFNSRNYVLSVIIMAVVALSMFGTFSLLPLYLQSVVGLNATQSGLVLLPGSVLMGLLGPVMGRIYDARGPKTLLVPGTIMIAAAMFAYSNAGIGTPIWLLVIIQIFMSLGLAGSFTPLFSASLGSLDRHLYSHGSAALNTLQQVAGAAGTALLISIYSAALHSGQAAGRSIPEAGGPGGHSAFLLATIIALVPVVLAFFIRKPEDQEDYPAEVVEPSAGAPAD; encoded by the coding sequence ATGAGGGTCATCTGGCTGCTCCTCGTAGCCGCCTTCGTCGCAATCCTCAATGAGACGACGATGGCCATCGCCATCCCCGATCTCAACCAGACCCTTGGCATCCCACCCGAGCTCGGCCAGTGGCTGACCAGCGCGTTCATGCTCACCATGGCCGTCGTCATCCCGACGACCGGCTTCCTCATCCAACGGTTCACGACGCGGCAGATCTTCCTCGCCGCGATGATCCTCTTCTCGTCGGGCACACTCATCTGTCTCGTGTCCCCGGGCTTCCTCCTCCTCCTCGTCGGCCGAGTCGTCCAGGCGGCTGGCACCGGAATCATGATGCCGCTGCTGATGACGACGATGATGAACGTCGTACCCGCGCATTCGCGCGGCCGGATGATGGGCCGCGTCGGTCTCGTCATCTCGCTGGCACCGGCGATCGGACCGACGATGTCGGGGATCGTGCTCGACTCGCTGGGTTGGCGCTGGCTCTTCGGCATCATCCTGCCCATCGCCCTCGTCGCACTCGGCCTCGGTGCGAAATGGATGACCAACCTCGGCGAATCGACGCACGCTCCCATCGATGTCGTCTCCATCGTGCTCTCCGTGTTCGCCTTCGGCGGCATCGTCTATGGGCTCAGCCAGTTCGGCGGCGGCCACGGCGGCGAGGCCGGCGGCGGTTCCTCATCGGGCCTGGCATGGGCGACGATCGCCGGCGGCGTCGTTGTCCTCGGGCTCTTCGTGTGGCGCCAGCTGACGCTCCAACGCGGTGATCGGGCCCTGCTCGACCTGCGCGTGTTCAACTCACGCAACTACGTGCTGTCCGTGATCATCATGGCCGTGGTCGCGCTGTCGATGTTCGGCACCTTCTCGCTCCTCCCGCTCTACCTGCAGAGCGTGGTCGGCCTCAACGCGACCCAGTCGGGCCTCGTGCTCCTGCCGGGTTCGGTGCTCATGGGTCTGCTCGGACCGGTGATGGGCCGCATCTACGACGCCCGCGGACCGAAGACCCTGCTGGTGCCGGGCACGATCATGATCGCCGCGGCGATGTTCGCGTACTCGAACGCCGGGATCGGCACTCCGATCTGGCTGCTCGTCATCATCCAGATCTTCATGTCCCTCGGCCTCGCCGGGTCGTTCACGCCGCTGTTCTCCGCCTCTCTCGGTTCCCTGGACCGGCACCTGTACTCGCACGGTTCGGCCGCGCTCAACACCCTTCAGCAGGTGGCGGGTGCGGCAGGCACGGCGCTGCTCATCTCCATCTACTCCGCGGCCCTGCACTCCGGTCAGGCTGCGGGCCGGTCGATTCCCGAGGCCGGTGGCCCGGGTGGGCACTCGGCGTTCCTGCTGGCGACGATCATCGCGCTCGTCCCCGTCGTCCTCGCGTTCTTCATCCGCAAGCCCGAGGACCAGGAGGACTACCCCGCCGAGGTGGTCGAACCGTCCGCGGGCGCGCCCGCCGACTGA
- a CDS encoding excinuclease ABC subunit UvrA — translation MTSSARTHRPQSREIQPDVRVVGAREHNLRNIDLTVPRDAMVVFTGVSGSGKSSLAFGTLFAESQRRYLESVAPYARRLIDQAGVPNVDSITGMPPAVALQQQRGGSSARSSVGSITTVSSLVRMLYSRAGRYPEGQLMLLAEDFSTNTVEGACPECHGIGRVYEVPEDSMVPDPTLTIRERAIASWPTAWHGHQLRDTAVALGFDVDVPWKDLPQSDRDWLLYTEETPHLPVHSRLTLAEAREAADAGVEPTYSGTFVGARKYILDTFANTKSAGMKRRVAGFLSVAPCPVCHGKRLKPEALTVSIAGLDIAEFSSLPLRELVSLLKDTVADARASLDASDHADAADEQDEADIEHVSAEKLATTVRLGEGLIDRLRPIVDLGLGYLSLGRTTPTLSGGELQRLRLATQLTSELFGVVYVLDEPSAGLHPQDVTALMDILDGLKSRGNSLFVVEHSVDLMRHADWLVDIGPGAGERGGRVLYSGPTEGLAEIEESITRGYVFGGRGLEPHAPRRPHAWFRVEDIRRNNLRDVSVELPLGALTAVTGVSGSGKSSLVSQVLPVLVGEHLGRPTQNDEPEPEGDELLLTDEPEELEGAVAGELTGIRRVVSIDQKPIGRTPRSNVATYTGLFDHVRRRFAETPEAKERGYKPGRFSFNVAGGRCPTCEGEGSVMVELLFLPSVYTECPDCHGTRYQSSTLEILWHGHTIAEVLAMSVEEAHDFFTEEFDIMRSLTALIDVGLGYLRLGQPATELSGGEAQRVKLASELQRSQRGDTLYVLDEPTSGLHCADADRLITHLQTLVDAGNTVIMVELDMRIITAADHVIELGPGAGDDGGTVIAVGTPAQIAATGDTPSTAYLAAALQALHPQPSDSAR, via the coding sequence ATGACCTCCTCTGCGCGGACGCACCGGCCACAGTCACGCGAGATCCAACCGGATGTGCGGGTCGTCGGTGCGCGCGAGCACAATCTGCGCAACATCGATCTGACCGTTCCCCGTGATGCCATGGTGGTCTTCACCGGAGTCTCCGGCTCGGGCAAGTCGTCCCTGGCCTTCGGCACCCTCTTCGCCGAATCCCAACGCCGCTACCTCGAATCCGTGGCCCCCTACGCCCGGAGACTCATCGACCAGGCCGGTGTCCCGAACGTCGATTCGATCACCGGGATGCCGCCGGCCGTGGCCCTGCAGCAGCAGCGCGGCGGGAGCAGCGCCCGATCCTCGGTCGGCAGCATCACGACCGTGTCCAGCCTCGTCCGGATGCTGTACTCCCGAGCCGGTCGCTATCCCGAGGGCCAGCTGATGCTCTTGGCCGAAGACTTCTCGACGAACACCGTCGAAGGTGCCTGCCCCGAATGCCACGGCATCGGCCGCGTCTACGAGGTGCCCGAGGACTCGATGGTCCCCGATCCGACGCTGACGATCCGGGAGCGGGCGATCGCCTCCTGGCCGACCGCCTGGCACGGTCACCAGCTGCGCGATACCGCGGTGGCCCTCGGCTTCGACGTCGACGTCCCCTGGAAGGATCTGCCGCAGTCCGACCGCGACTGGCTCCTCTACACCGAGGAGACGCCGCACCTTCCCGTCCACTCGCGGCTGACGCTGGCCGAGGCGCGCGAGGCCGCCGATGCCGGGGTCGAACCGACCTACTCGGGCACTTTCGTCGGTGCCCGGAAATACATCCTCGACACTTTCGCGAACACAAAGAGTGCTGGAATGAAGCGCCGCGTCGCCGGGTTCCTCTCTGTCGCACCGTGCCCCGTCTGCCACGGCAAACGGCTCAAGCCAGAGGCCCTGACGGTGAGCATCGCCGGGCTCGACATCGCCGAGTTCTCCTCCCTGCCCCTGCGTGAACTGGTGAGCCTGCTGAAGGACACCGTCGCGGACGCTCGCGCCTCCCTGGACGCATCCGACCATGCCGACGCCGCCGATGAGCAGGACGAGGCCGACATCGAACACGTCTCCGCGGAGAAGCTCGCTACGACCGTCCGCCTCGGCGAGGGTCTCATCGATCGTCTCCGGCCAATCGTCGACCTCGGCCTGGGGTATCTGTCCCTGGGACGGACGACACCGACTCTGTCCGGCGGCGAGCTGCAGCGACTGCGTCTGGCCACCCAGCTGACCTCGGAACTCTTCGGCGTCGTCTACGTCCTCGACGAACCCTCCGCCGGACTCCATCCGCAGGACGTCACCGCCCTGATGGACATCCTCGACGGGCTCAAGTCCCGCGGCAACAGCCTCTTCGTGGTCGAGCACTCGGTCGATCTCATGCGGCACGCCGACTGGCTCGTCGACATCGGACCGGGCGCCGGCGAACGCGGCGGACGGGTCCTCTACAGCGGCCCCACCGAAGGTCTGGCCGAGATCGAGGAGTCGATCACCCGCGGCTATGTCTTCGGCGGACGCGGCCTCGAACCTCACGCACCTCGCCGGCCGCACGCATGGTTCCGGGTCGAGGACATCCGGCGGAACAACCTCCGCGATGTCAGCGTCGAACTTCCGTTGGGTGCGCTGACCGCAGTCACCGGGGTGTCCGGTTCCGGCAAGTCCAGCCTGGTCAGCCAGGTGCTGCCGGTGCTCGTCGGCGAGCACCTCGGTCGACCGACCCAGAACGACGAACCCGAACCGGAAGGCGATGAGCTGCTGCTCACCGACGAACCCGAAGAGCTCGAGGGTGCGGTGGCAGGCGAACTCACCGGCATCCGCCGCGTCGTGAGCATCGATCAGAAGCCCATCGGCCGCACTCCGCGGTCGAACGTCGCGACCTACACCGGCCTGTTCGACCACGTGCGCCGCCGCTTCGCCGAGACCCCGGAAGCCAAGGAACGCGGTTATAAGCCCGGCCGGTTCTCCTTCAACGTCGCAGGCGGTCGCTGCCCGACCTGTGAGGGCGAAGGCTCGGTGATGGTCGAGCTGCTCTTCCTCCCGTCGGTCTACACCGAGTGCCCGGACTGCCACGGCACCCGGTACCAGTCGAGCACCCTTGAGATCCTCTGGCACGGGCACACCATCGCCGAGGTGCTGGCGATGAGCGTGGAGGAAGCGCACGACTTCTTCACCGAGGAGTTCGACATCATGCGCTCTCTCACCGCGCTCATCGACGTCGGCCTCGGCTACCTGCGCCTCGGCCAACCGGCGACCGAACTCTCCGGCGGCGAGGCTCAGCGGGTCAAGCTCGCCAGCGAACTGCAGCGCTCCCAGCGCGGAGACACCCTCTACGTCCTCGACGAACCCACCTCGGGGCTGCACTGCGCGGATGCCGACCGGCTCATCACCCAC
- a CDS encoding SDR family NAD(P)-dependent oxidoreductase, producing MSEERAGEFGRSRVFVSGSTQGIGFASARACAADGASVVLNGRTESAVAEAVDRLRAEVPGADVSGIAADLGDAVETAELLESLGEVDVLISNIGIFDVAAFGEISDEEWERYFALNVMAGVRLARGLLPGMLERGRGRIVFIGTESAVDVPADMIHYGATKAASLAVANGLAKLTRGTAVTMNTVLGGPTYSNGVATTVKQIAAAQSLEVEDLKSQLVRETSLIGRFIEPSEIADLVAFLAGPKSSAINGAALRAEGGVLPTLL from the coding sequence GTGAGTGAAGAGAGAGCAGGAGAATTCGGGCGATCGAGAGTGTTCGTCTCGGGGTCGACGCAGGGGATCGGGTTCGCCTCGGCGCGGGCGTGCGCAGCGGACGGCGCATCCGTCGTTCTCAACGGGAGGACCGAGTCTGCCGTCGCCGAGGCGGTCGACCGGCTCCGCGCCGAGGTGCCGGGAGCCGATGTCAGCGGGATCGCGGCCGACCTCGGCGACGCAGTGGAGACAGCGGAGCTGCTCGAGAGCCTCGGCGAGGTGGATGTGCTCATCAGCAATATCGGCATCTTCGATGTCGCCGCCTTCGGGGAGATTTCAGATGAGGAGTGGGAGCGGTATTTCGCGCTCAATGTCATGGCCGGTGTCCGGCTGGCCCGAGGGCTGCTGCCGGGGATGCTTGAGCGGGGGCGTGGGCGGATCGTGTTCATCGGCACTGAATCGGCGGTCGATGTCCCGGCCGACATGATCCACTACGGGGCGACGAAGGCGGCGTCCCTGGCGGTGGCCAATGGACTTGCGAAGCTCACTAGGGGCACCGCGGTGACAATGAACACCGTGCTCGGCGGGCCGACGTACTCCAATGGGGTGGCGACCACGGTGAAGCAGATCGCCGCAGCGCAGTCACTTGAGGTCGAGGACCTGAAGTCACAGCTCGTGCGGGAGACCTCACTCATCGGCAGGTTCATCGAGCCGAGCGAGATCGCCGATCTCGTCGCATTCCTCGCGGGCCCGAAGTCGTCGGCGATCAACGGTGCCGCCCTGCGTGCGGAGGGCGGAGTACTGCCGACTCTGCTGTGA
- a CDS encoding MarR family winged helix-turn-helix transcriptional regulator, whose product MTSPSESAPLDGEELETWSALATVLEWLPPVLDLQLQDGWDLTHFEFGILYALSTAEGRSLPMSTLAGFANSTLSRLSRAVVRLEKREWVRRSTDPADRRVTIAGLTDSGAEVVASAAPAHADLVRRLVFDSLSAEQATTLREISRSIAAAISDEGGWRPGR is encoded by the coding sequence ATGACCTCTCCGTCCGAATCAGCGCCCCTCGACGGCGAAGAGCTCGAGACATGGTCGGCCCTGGCGACCGTGCTCGAGTGGCTTCCGCCCGTGCTCGACCTGCAGCTTCAGGACGGTTGGGACCTCACACATTTCGAGTTCGGCATCCTCTACGCCCTCTCCACGGCCGAAGGACGAAGCCTGCCCATGAGCACTCTCGCCGGCTTCGCCAACAGCACACTCTCCCGACTCTCTCGCGCGGTCGTCCGCCTGGAGAAGCGCGAGTGGGTGCGCCGTTCGACCGATCCAGCCGATCGCCGGGTGACGATCGCCGGGCTCACCGACTCCGGCGCCGAGGTGGTCGCCTCCGCCGCTCCCGCCCACGCCGACCTCGTCCGCCGCCTCGTCTTCGACTCCCTGAGTGCCGAACAGGCGACGACGCTGCGCGAGATCAGCCGCAGCATCGCCGCGGCGATCAGCGACGAGGGTGGATGGCGACCAGGGCGATGA
- a CDS encoding endo alpha-1,4 polygalactosaminidase: protein MATRAMIANTRSAAVALSLISTLVVAGCSGPAETDTSAAHARETARSNGGSTEAITLPPTSGVFDYQLGGAYDELPVDSGQSTTTAGTRIDVVVRDGHVDPLPGAYSVCYVNGFQTQPDEAEDWADDEDVLLHDGDGNLVVDPDWPDEHIFDPSTKHARTIILDRLGEVIDGCADRGYAAVEIDNLDIAQRFDAIDSDGVNALARSYVERAHQAGLAIAQKNSAEITRTAHHELGFDFAVTEECAAFAECDVYTEVYGDHVLGIEYPDSLAEAGLDFSEVCDLSDRAPLAILRDRELVAAGESGHRYEACPSPDRGRPTRGM, encoded by the coding sequence ATGGCGACCAGGGCGATGATCGCGAATACGCGGTCAGCAGCTGTGGCGCTGTCCCTGATCAGCACCCTCGTGGTCGCGGGGTGCAGTGGGCCCGCCGAGACTGATACTTCGGCTGCGCATGCCCGGGAGACGGCGCGATCGAATGGCGGTTCGACGGAAGCGATCACACTTCCGCCGACCTCCGGGGTCTTCGACTATCAGCTGGGCGGGGCCTACGACGAACTTCCTGTTGATTCCGGGCAGTCCACAACCACCGCGGGAACCCGAATCGACGTCGTCGTCCGCGACGGGCATGTCGACCCCCTGCCCGGCGCCTACTCGGTCTGCTACGTCAACGGCTTCCAGACCCAACCCGATGAAGCCGAGGACTGGGCAGACGACGAGGACGTCCTCCTCCACGACGGCGACGGCAACCTCGTCGTCGACCCTGACTGGCCCGATGAACACATCTTCGACCCGAGCACGAAACACGCGCGCACGATCATCCTCGACCGCCTCGGCGAGGTCATCGACGGCTGCGCAGACCGCGGATACGCCGCCGTCGAGATCGACAACCTCGACATCGCGCAGCGTTTCGACGCCATCGACAGTGACGGTGTCAACGCTCTGGCCAGGTCCTACGTCGAACGCGCCCATCAGGCAGGGTTGGCGATCGCGCAGAAGAACTCCGCCGAGATCACCCGCACCGCACATCATGAACTGGGCTTCGACTTCGCCGTCACCGAGGAATGCGCGGCCTTCGCCGAATGCGATGTGTACACCGAGGTCTACGGTGACCATGTCCTTGGGATCGAGTACCCCGACTCCCTCGCCGAGGCGGGGCTGGACTTCTCCGAGGTCTGCGACCTCAGCGATCGGGCCCCGCTGGCGATCCTGCGTGACCGCGAGCTCGTCGCCGCCGGAGAGAGCGGCCACCGCTATGAGGCGTGCCCCAGTCCGGACCGCGGCCGACCCACCCGCGGAATGTGA